A window from Malassezia japonica chromosome 1, complete sequence encodes these proteins:
- the slp1 gene encoding WD repeat-containing protein slp1 (COG:D; COG:O; EggNog:ENOG503NWFX): MATLGLESPLTDVSTNVRARPGASPIRAKATQKPAPAPKLRKDKEDAVPTGIDDGVRGVVSKDWDGPDVPMRGDRYIPNRELGRPSGSSSQPFLEDGAGESLASIPYVERSDSISSSVSSLNDVEGHGNLEEVCHVEHGQRILSFSAAPPSASSAAKDIRGRYAAKKNTLPSSLVAAGRRRIPTTPERVLDAPAIVPDFYFNLLHWSSQNVIAIALQSAVHTWNSETGEANFLLDLEEESERVGGGGLITSLRWDADGNVLAVGTDRGYTQVWDVNRGMRLRTLRPDPNGGADASTINALAWAPDGTLNAGYASGLIREHDVRQRSSITRSLDRAHSAQVCGLEWRADSALLASGGNDNVVKVWDRRTSVAKMRKENHAAAVKALAWSPHNSSLLATGGGSADRCIHFWNTTQNTRVQTIQTGAQVTSLQWAPHYREIVSSHGVASAESNEGALCVWAHPSGQKVAEVQAAHDGRVLHTSLSPDGQSLATVGSDESLKFWRVFEQSVEQSKGAQRGILGSGYKGMLGTSRPGAGGAAAPRSLR, from the exons aTGGCGACGCTTGGCCTCGAGTCGCCGCTCACCGATGTCTCGACCAACgtgcgcgcacggccaggcgcgtcgccgatcCGCGCCAAAGCCACGCAGAaaccggcgccggcgccgaaaCTGCGCAAGGACAAGGAGGACGCGGTGCCGACAGGCATCGACGACGGTGTACGTGGAGTCGTGTCCAAGGACTGGGACGGGCCGGACGTGCCGATG cgcggcgatcgcTATATTCCCAACCGCGAGCTGGGGCGCCCGAGCGGGTCGTCCTCGCAGCCGTTCCTGGAGGATGGCGCTGGTGAGAGCCTCGCGTCGATTCCCTACGTCGAGCGCTCCGACTCGATCTCCTCCTCGGTCTCGTCGCTGAACGACGTCGAGGGCCACGGCAACCTCGAGGAAGTGTgccacgtcgagcacggccagcGCATCCTCTCTTTCTCtgctgcaccgccgagTGCTTCTTCGGCTGCGAAGGACATTCGCGGCCGCTACGCCGCAAAGAAAAACACACTCCCGTCGAgtctcgtcgccgcgggACGGCGCCGGATTCCGACCACGCCGGAACGCGTCCTGGACGCCCCTGCGATCGTGCCCGACTTTTACTTTAATCTCCTGCACTGGTCGTCGCAGAATGTCATTGCGATCGCGCTCCAGTCCGCCGTGCACACATGGAACAGCGAGACGGGCGAGGCCAACTTTCTGCTGGATCTCGAGGAGgagagcgagcgcgtgggtggcggcggcctcATCACCTCGCTCCGCTGGGACGCGGACGGCAATGTACTTGCCGTCGGCACCGACCGCGGATACACCCAGGTCTGGGACGTGAACCGCGGCATGCGTCtccgcacgctgcggccgGACCCCaacggcggcgccgacgccagCACGATCAATGCGCTGGCCTGGGCACCGGACGGCACGCTGAATGCGGGCTACGCGAGCGGCCTCATCCGCGAGCACGACGTCCGCCAGCGCAGCTCCATTACGCGCTCGCTGGACCGTGCGCATTCCGCGCAGGTCTGTGGCCTGGAGTGGCGCGCGGacagcgcgctgctcgcctcGGGTGGCAACGACAACGTGGTCAAAGTATGGGaccggcgcacgtcggtcGCCAAGATGCGCAAGGAGAAccatgcggcggcggtcaaggcgctcgcctgGTCGCCGCACAACAGCAGCCTGCTCGcgacgggcggcggcagcgccgaccGCTGCATCCACTTTTGGAACACGACGCAGAACACACGCGTGCAGACGATCCAGACTGGCGCACAGGTGACGTCGCTGCAGTGGGCGCCGCACTACCGCGAAATTGTCTCGTcgcacggcgtcgcgagcgcggaAAGCAACGAAGGCGCGCTCTGCGTGTGGGCGCACCCCTCCGGGCAGAAGGtggccgaggtgcaggcggcgcacgacggtCGTGTCCTGCACACGAGTCTGAGCCCCGACGGCcagtcgctcgcgacggtcggcagcgacgagagcCTCAAGTTCTGGCGCGTCTTTGAGCAGAGCGTCGAGCAGAGCAagggtgcgcagcgcggcatcCTTGGCTCGGGCTACAAAGGCatgctcggcacgtcgcgtccgggcgcaggcggcgcagctgcgccgcgctcgctgcgttAG
- a CDS encoding uncharacterized protein (COG:S; EggNog:ENOG503PA6P), producing MVSLRRSTRVATGAEEIKEEGSEKRVRAKVSVKWPQHAVELKAADAEKLGAVLESVAPHLLDTKSPSLARGTLRDALKNGTSLQALAQHATHLTNAEHGPNVRLDASAHASLLLLQHFLIELAGEYEENPSRPVNETNTYALHMRLPMGEYFTNAVRLDEAKAQALDAGHADVVAIAPPIGRAPPPTFGERIPRGTRLKNKIPQTELRPTSFLSYGPYCSSFGPAYDSAGAALDVRSTEEVWQRQKQRRTSLSRRWGAPLAARAEAAFTAPPKDEALPKVASDTLAADAAALDPALDAELLAAGVAHLDADEELAANAELLHELQELQWLRVRMDYAQPTQHAAVGAEEQAVASELLASLVRLLLRVPPRAVAEARTAPLLSRSVAVLAHSLQGTGAFQQGYWGTLPDATFGVQSRAYLNTAAANGQQQTTWGALVRPRVVADNATVRWEQGSAPGALAAAAVSLAAAPGETVQRAFAAPSYARPPQVGAYSLGAYAANHQPYPRPV from the exons ATGGTCagcctgcggcgctcgacgcgcgtcgcgaccgGTGCCGAGGAGATCAAGGAGGAAGGAAGCGAGAAGCGTGTGCGCGCCAAGGTCTCGGTCAAGTGGCCGCAGCATGCCGTAGAGCTCAAGGCGGCGGACGCCGAGAaactcggcgcggtgctcgagag cgtcgcgccgcacctGCTGGATACCAAGTCGCCGAGCCTCGCGCGGGGGACGCTGCGTGATGCGCTCAAAAACGGCACAtcgctgcaggcgctcgcgcagcatgcCACGCACCTGACGAACGCCGAGCACGGGCCCAAtgtccgcctcgacgcgtcggcccacgcgtcgctcctcctcctccagCACTTTCTGATCGAGCTGGCGGGCGAGTACGAGGAGAATCCGTCGCGCCCCGTAAACGAGACGAATACCTATGCGCTGCACATGCGCCTGCCGATGGGCGAGTACTTTACAAacgcggtgcgcctcgacgaggccaaagcgcaggcgcttgaCGCGGGCCacgccgacgtcgtcgcgatcgcgccgccgattggacgcgcgccgccgccgacgttcggcgagcgcatcccGCGGGGCACGCGGCTGAAGAACAAGATCCCGCagaccgagctgcgcccGACCTCGTTCTTGTCGTACGGGCCGTACTGCTCCTCGTTCGGGCCCGCGTACGACTCGGCAGGAGCCGCACTCGACGTGCGCTCCACCGAAGAGGTGTGGCAAAGGCAAaagcagcggcgcacgtcgctcaGTCGCCGCTggggtgcgccgctcgccgcgcgcgccgaagcCGCGTTTACCGCGCCGCCAAaagacgaggcgctgcccaaggtcgcgagcgacacgctggccgcggacgccgccgcgctcgaccccgcgctcgacgccgagctcctggccgcgggcgtcgcgcacctcgatgcggacgaggagctggcAGCGAatgccgagctcctccACGAGCTCCAAGAGCTCCAGTGGCTGCGTGTGCGCATGGACTATGCGCAGCCGAcgcagcacgcggccgtcggcgcagaagagcaggcggtcgcgtccgagctgctcgcgtcgctcgtgcgcctcttgctgcgtgtgccgccgcgggcggtcgccgaggctcggacggcgccgctgctgagCCGTTCcgtcgcggtgctcgcgcaCTCGCTGCAGGGCACCGGCGCCTTTCAGCAGGGCTACTGGGGCACGCTTCCCGACGCAACGTTTGGCGTGCAGTCGCGTGCGTACCTCaacacggccgccgcgaaTGGGCAGCAGCAGACGACGTGGGGCGCGCTTGTGCGTCCGCGTGTCGTGGCCGACAATGCGACGGTGCGTTGGGAGCAAGGCagtgcgcccggcgcgcttgccgctgcggccgtgtccctcgctgcggcgccgggcgagacggtgcagcgtgcgtttgccgcgccgagctaTGCGCGCCCGCCCCAAGTCGGCGCGTACTCGCTCGGGGCGTATGCGGCGAACCACCAGCCGTATCCGCGCCCAGTGTAG
- a CDS encoding uncharacterized protein (SECRETED:SignalP(1-21); EggNog:ENOG503P5MZ; COG:U; BUSCO:EOG092641K1) — protein sequence MPRAFSTSVVFPCAFAQAATAVWFKYPNPFAEHVQSIDVLNRTICPHTGVLRTERIMTVEQSTPKWIKQILGIDGATYVREVITVDPHVPAVRMDSTNLSYSEYLLVKENIQYLPVDAEGAQHTRFDQAADIDCHGLTKDSDRGLGLLARAGRGVEDASYARFRENAGRGRSGFAHVLAMLYGSATEPPKEQYEPKVVG from the exons atgccgcgcgccttTTCCACGTCGGTGGTCTTCCCCTGTGCGtttgcgcaggcggcgacAG CGGTATGGTTTAAATACCCCAATCCCTTTGCGGAGCACGTCCAGTCGATCGATGTGCTGAACCGCACGATCTGCCCCCACACTGGCGTACTGCGGACCGAGCGCATTATGACGGTCGAGCAGAGCACGCCGAAGTGGATCAAGCAGATCCTCGGCATTGAtggcgcgacgtacgtgcGTGAGGTGATCACCGTCGATCCCCACGTGCCAGCGGTGCGCATGGATAGCACCAA CCTATCCTACAGCGAGTACCTGCTCGTGAAAGAGAATATCCAGTACCTCCCGGTAGACGCGGAGGGTGCGCAACATACCCGCTTTGACCAGGCTGCCGATATCGACTGCCACGGCCTCACCAAAGACTCGGACAGGGGCCTGGGCCtccttgcgcgcgccggccgcggcgtcgaagACGCGAGCTACGCGCGCTTCCGCGAGAacgccggccgcgggcgGTCGGGTTTTGCGCATGTGCTCGCGATGCTGTACGGCAGCGCCACCGAGCCCCCGAAAGAGCAATACGAGCCCAAGGTAGTAGGCTAG
- a CDS encoding uncharacterized protein (COG:S; EggNog:ENOG503P7V1), which translates to MAWRTGAQTSLDIATPPPPPIPFNAGRPVQHTPMPLSFGFGCGSATAAPAPVLDPMPGPSAWRTPDAFAGRTSMPKRRRSSVDVEEPIEVHADADEEMASSPTLAKRRRASHGRYETDGGARVLAPPRTSRRNAPQGAEVGKLLASLDKPALLSILHQLMGRSDALADDIYTLLPTPSLESVEHALDAAEAKIRHAIPMAPLSAAHVRDQYVWSRVRTSLGELASDVRGYVALFSLNPDASQRDAREHEPMHPATTFSFLHATTLRMLRIARMLPHDDQNLPTEKKGDTLDALYASALPPRALAADAPNTIATTILPTLLREWEHWLRAVDHAVNQAGRMYGQEVVVGWERGLASLGTHSAVLGAARTPEEAALRSVMDHAAQRMHSALGWLAGPAHRPAWSFGVHAHAMDAV; encoded by the coding sequence ATGGCGTGGCGGACAGGTGCGCAGACCAGTCTCGAtatcgcgacgccgcccccGCCCCCCATCCCATTCAATGCGGGGCGGCCGGTGCAGCATACACCAATGCCATTATCCTTTGGATTTGGGTGCGGCAGCGCGactgcggcgcccgcgccggtgctcgaccCGATGCCAGGGCCGAGTGCGTGGCGCACCCCTGATGCCTTTGCCGGGCGCACGAGCATGCCgaagcgccgccgatcaTCGGTGGACGTGGAAGAGCCCATAGAGGTGCATGCGGATGCGGACGAGGAGAtggcctcgtcgccgacgctcgccaagcgccgccgcgcgagccacGGGCGCTACGAAACAGACGGCGGGGCGCGggtgcttgcgccgcctcgtacgtcgcggcggAATGCGCCGCAGGGTGCCGAGGTCGGCAAGCTGCTTGCCTCGCTCGACAAACCCGCCCTCCTCTCGATCCTACACCAGCTCATGGGCCGCAgcgatgcgctggccgacgacATCTATACCCTGCTTCCCACGCcctcgctcgagagcgtcgagcacgccctggacgcggccgaggccaagatCCGGCACGCGATCCCCATGGCGCCGCTCTctgccgcgcacgtccgcgACCAGTACGTCTGgagccgcgtgcgcacgagccTCGGAGAGCttgcgagcgacgtgcgcggctACGTCGCGCTCTTCTCGCTGAACCCAGACGCctcgcagcgcgacgcgcgcgagcacgaaCCGATGCACCCTGCCACCACCTTTTCCTTCTTGCACGCGACGACGCTGCGTAtgctgcgcatcgcgcgcatGCTTCCCCACGACGACCAAAATCTCCCCACAGAAAAGAAGGGCGACACACTCGACGCGCTTTATGCgtctgcgctgccgccgcgcgcgctcgcggcggacgcACCCAACACCATCGCTACGACCATCCTGCCCaccctgctgcgcgagtggGAGCACTGGCTGCGTGCTGTCGACCACGCCGTGAACCAGGCCGGGCGCATGTACGGCCAGGAAGTCGTGGTCGGCTGGGAGCGCGggctcgcgtcgctcggcacgcactcggcggtgctcggcgcggcacgcacgccagaagaggcggcgctgcgctcggtTATGGaccatgcggcgcagcgcatgcacTCTGCGCTGGGCTGGCTCGCTGggccggcgcatcggcccGCATGGTCGTTTGGTGTGCACGCCCATGCTATGGATGCCGTGTAG
- the UTP5 gene encoding Small subunit (SSU) processome component (COG:S; EggNog:ENOG503NWZN; BUSCO:EOG09264NJ1), with protein MAKNKAVKPPKSRPAATSALSQPLQASSSDANITAFAPDASLFAQLSQAVDRCRLRVYTASPAGLMADYLLPEGMACHAIAWVPLSAAAPAEQVAPKKRKAQAKAPARSDAGAALHVALGLSDGTVLLYAPHQAKVVRVLVAASPDSASSGVKSLSYNAAQRQLWTATANGWVHQWDVTQLHGTANERIPPMTHFLPDSKTPTSQVASDASQLLAAHHAITLYDTTSRPTEELRFSGHATPITHLAWATEVAFVSAAAEDRHVYLWHTQEESGAGQARAMLTLDAPARRVHTFNGSDAAYVLAVSESGAAAVYRLPVDARPKKGLATVQAVASVHTSFEKSELIDAIVYGGRVRFARAVKGVKIVLEDAPLYDASGALLETISLQATSQRAAAEAEHGTQRYKETNGGAGVRAELPGHAASAAALVGTGLLPEASERLADDHDRLMADGELVDEPTLAQRLKALKVQRGEKSALGDEESESPEEPVVPVGGASLASSLTQALHSGDHALLTSCLVHSEPNLIRTTVRRISGPLAVRLLEACVERLNRGGVKSKGALGSSRARGIVEWMYQAMTCHTAYLMSLPDLVARLSQLHHSLAARLASHQRLLALKGRLELVMSQIDMNMAYTADEAPIQVQGQKLGKRSQPAELERRQEAQRTQQRGQTWVEPEDEEEIEEIGLDAHDSDDEMAVDEELDETEDVPMGADLDEDQDEDDDEDDEDDLEDEGAYDLDDSDAEPSDDEDDGSADESLESASEDDME; from the coding sequence ATGGCGAAGAACAAGGCGGTGAAGCCGCCCAagtcgcggccggcggcgacgtctGCGCTCTCGCAGCCGCTGCAGGCCTCAAGTTCCGATGCGAATATTACTGCGTTCGCGCCGGATGCCAGTCTCTTTGCACAGCTCTCGCAGGCGGTCGATCGCtgccgcctgcgcgtgTACACCGCGAGCCCGGCGGGGCTGATGGCCGACTATCTGCTGCCTGAAGGCATGGCCTGCCACGCGATCGCCTGGGTGCCGCTCtctgctgcggcgcccgccgaaCAGGTCGCGcccaagaagcgcaaggcgcaggccaaggcgccggcgcgctcggacgccggcgctgcgctgcacgtcgcgctcggcctgtCCGACGGCACGGTGCTGCTCTATGCGCCGCACCAGGCCAAGGTTGTGCGCGTGCTGGTCGCTGCGTCGCCGgacagcgcgtcgtccggcgTCAAGAGCCTCTCGTACaacgccgcgcagcgccagctctGGACCGCTACTGCCAACGGCTGGGTGCATCAGTGGGACGTTACGCAGCTGCACGGCACGGCGAACGAGCGTATTCCCCCGATGACACACTTTTTGCCCGACAGCAAGACGCCGACCAGCCaggtcgcgagcgacgctTCCCAGCTCCTTGCTGCGCACCATGCCATTACGCTGTACGATacgacgagccgccctaccgaggagctgcgcttCTCGGGCCATGCGACGCCGATCACGCACCTCGCCTGGGCGACGGAGGTGGCATTcgtgagcgccgccgccgaggaccgCCACGTCTATCTGTGGCACACGCAAGAAGAGAGCGGCGCTGGCCAGGCGCGTGCGATGCTCACGCTtgatgcgcctgcgcgccgtgtGCATACCTTTAATGGAAGCGACGCGGCCTACGTGCTGGCCGTGTCGGAaagcggcgctgcggctgTGTACCGCCTcccggtcgacgcgcggccgaAGAAAGGACTCGCGACGGTGCAGGCTGTCGCGTCCGTGCACACCTCGTTTGAAAAGAGCGAGCTGATCGATGCCATTGTCTATGgcgggcgcgtgcgctttgcgcgcgccgtgaaAGGCGTCAAGATCGTGCTGgaagacgcgccgctgtacgacgcgtccggcgcgctcctcgagacgATTTCGCTGCAGGCGACGTCacagcgtgccgccgccgaggccgagcacggcacACAGCGCTACAAGGAGACGAACGGCGGGGCGGGCGtccgtgccgagctgcccGGCCACGCtgcgagcgctgcggcgctcgtcggcaccGGCCTGCTTCccgaggcgagcgagcgtcttgccgACGACCACGACCGCCTGAtggccgacggcgagctggtggacgagccgacgctcgcgcagcgcctcaagGCGCTCAAGGTGCAGCGTggcgaaaagagcgcgcTCGGGGACGAGGAGAGCGAGTCGCCCGAAGAGCCCGTCGtgccggtcggcggcgcgtcgctcgcctcgtcgctgacGCAAGCGCTGCACTCGGGCGATCATGCGCTGCTCACCTCCTGCCTGGTGCACTCTGAGCCGAACCTGATCCGCacgacggtgcgccgcattTCGGGGCCGTTGGctgtgcgcctgctcgaggcgtgtgtcgagcgcctgaaccgcggcggcgtcaAGAGCAAAGGCGCGCTTggctcgtcgcgtgcgcgcggcatTGTCGAGTGGATGTACCAGGCGATGACGTGCCACACGGCCTATCTCATGTCGCTTCCTGatctcgtcgcgcggctttcgcagctgcaccactcgctggcggcgcgccttgcgtcgcaccagcgcctgctcgcgctcaaggggcgcctcgagctggtgATGAGCCAGATCGATATGAATATGGCCTAcaccgccgacgaggcgccgatcCAGGTGCAGGGCCAAAAGCTGGGCAAGCGCAGCCagcccgccgagctcgagcgccgccaggAGGCGCAGCGGACGCAGCAGCGGGGCCAGACGTGGGTCGAGccggaggacgaggaggagattGAAGAGATCGggctcgatgcgcacgactcggacgacgagatggccgtcgacgaggagctggacGAGACGGAGGACGTGCCGATGGGCGCtgacctcgacgaggaccaagacgaggatgacgacgaggacgacgaagacgacctcgaggacgaggggGCGtacgacctcgacgacaGCGACGCAGAGCcgtccgacgacgaggacgacggcagcgccgacgagtcgctcgagtcCGCGTCGGAGGACGACATGGAGTAG
- the RNA14 gene encoding mRNA 3'-end-processing protein rna14 (COG:A; EggNog:ENOG503NV0B; BUSCO:EOG09260W52) produces the protein MASAATAPENLVSSAASPAPEPENAPAERREPQNEYERLEFAVEKNPRVAEHWMELLAYVKDEQDLDAVRRVYDRFFEYFPNAGAQWIAYAEMELAHSNFTQVDAIFVRCLRTTLSLDLWRFYLQYTRRVNPLPPYTGEDNSPREQTRRVLEGAYEFALKYIGWDRESGVIWQDYINLIREREAKGTWQEGQKMDQLRRVFRRAVVIPLNQVEAIWRDYDAYENALNKLTAKKFLAESSPGYMQARSVLRELKGQTENLVRPELPVLPCWILPTPFSRPPGKERQMFAAWRRYLEWEEKNPLMLEDTAAFHTRVLSAYRKASMYMRFDAVLWYNAASFCQSAHREADALAWYKSGMEACPWSLLLRFGYAELCRAQGRYADGTAALDELVVYLQHELDVRLGALRAMQEHVDKETAEERVRIQERRQQLDSMPEDEGDTAVELADKERRLHEECASRKTKLAEDSKVEIDEWKDAMAQTWIKYMHFVRRADGIKPTRQIFGRARKTPHCAWQVYEANALIEYHCSKEPVVAAKVFELALRTFGPEEHLVVRYLDFLISINDDTNARAVFERTVSSIPAERARIIWNRWSDYEYCYGDTSAIARLESRLHDLYPDEPKVEAAADKLRYDMLDAVRARDLGFSRAANAMLRKERTETPAVDEPREETQKPKAAAPAAGRQSMEEIRKSLLAAEPKKESEKRAASKEPPAAKKAKTSEAPTRRSRLEPTPPPQPSLPDALLYFLSLLPSAQSFDGPRIPPDHILECMMNTSLPLIQLPGYADRKGPARRSTRKGR, from the exons atggcgagcgcggcaacCGCGCCCGAGAATCtcgtgtcgagcgcggcctccCCCGCGCCGGAGCCCGAGAATGCacctgccgagcgccgtgagCCGCAGAACGAGTACGAGCGCCTAGAGTTTGCGGTGGAAAAGAACCCCCGCGTGGCGGAGCACTGGATGGAGCTGCTGGCGTATGTCAAAGACGAGCAGGACCTGGacgcagtgcgccgcgtgtaCGACCGCTTCTTTGAGTACTTCCCTAATGCG GGCGCGCAGTGGATTGCGTATGCCGAGATGGAGCTTGCCCACTCCAACTTTACGCAGGTCGACGCGATTTTCGTGCGGTGCCTGCGCACGACACTGAGCCTCGACCTGTGGCGCTTCTATTTGCAGTACACGCGTCGTGTGAACCCTCTACCCCCTTATACCGGCGAGGACAACAGCCCCCGCGagcagacgcgccgcgtgctcgaaGGCGCGTACGAGTTTGCGCTCAAGTACATCGGCTGGGACCGCGAGAGCGGCGTGATCTGGCAGGACTATATCAACCTgatccgcgagcgcgaggccaaaGGTACATGGCAAGAAGGCCAAAAGATGGACCAGTTGCGCCGCGTCTTTCGCCGCGCGGTCGTCATTCCCCTGAACCAGGTCGAGGCAATCTGGCGCGACTATGATGCGTACGAGAACGCGCTGAACAAGCTCACTGCGAAAAAGTTCCTCGCCGAGTCCTCGCCCGGGTACAtgcaggcgcgcagcgtgctgcgcgagctcaaGGGCCAGACGGAAAACTTGGTGCGCCCCGAGCTGCCGGTGCTCCCCTGCTGGATCCTGCCGACACCCTTCTCGCGGCCGCCCGGTAAGGAGCGCCAGATGTTTGCGGCGTGGCGGCGGTACCTCGAGTGGGAGGAAAAGAACCCCTTGATGCTCGAGGATACGGCGGCGTTCCACACGCGCGTCCTGTCGGCCTACCGCAAAGCGTCGATGTACATGCGCTTTGACGCGGTGCTCTGGTACAATGCCGCGTCCTTCTGCCAgagcgcgcaccgcgaggcggatgcgctcgcgtgGTACAAGAGCGGAATGGAGGCGTGCCCGTGGAgtctgctgctgcgctttGGCTATGCGGAGCTGTGCCGTGCGCAAGGGCGGTACGCCGACGGAACCGCGGCGCTTGACGAGCTTGTCGTCTAcctgcagcacgagctcgacgtgcgtctcggtgcgctgcgtgccatgcaggagcacgtcgacaaAGAAaccgccgaggagcgtgtgCGCATCCaggagcggcggcagcagctcgactcgatgcccgaggacgagggTGATacggccgtcgagctcgccgacaagGAGCGCCGCTTGCACGAGGAGTGTGCGTCGCGCAAGAcgaagctcgccgaggacaGCAAAGTGGAGATCGACGAGTGGAAAGATGCCATGGCGCAGACCTGGATCAAGTACATGCActttgtgcgccgcgccgacggcatCAAGCCTACGCGCCAAATCtttggccgtgcgcgcaaGACGCCGCACTGTGCGTGGCAGGTGTACGAGGCGAATGCGCTCATCGAGTACCACTGCTCCAAAGAgccggtcgtcgcggccaAGGTGTTtgagctggcgctgcgcaccttTGGCCCAGAGGAGCACCTCGTGGTGCGGTACCTCGACTTCTTGATCTCGATCAACGACGATACCaatgcgcgcgccgtcttTGAGCGCACGGTGAGCAGCATtcctgccgagcgcgcgcgcatcatCTGGAATCGGTGGTCGGACTACGAGTACTGCTACGGCGACACGAGTGcgatcgcgcgcctcgagtcgCGTCTCCACGACCTGTACCCCGACGAGCccaaggtcgaggcggcggccgacaaGCTGCGCTACGacatgctcgacgcggtgcgtgcgcgcgacctcggcTTTTCGCGTGCTGCGAATGCAAtgctgcgcaaagagcgtACCGAGACGCCCGCCGTGGACGAGCCACGCGAAGAGACGCAAAAACccaaggccgccgcgccggcggccggccgccAGAGCATGGAAGAGATCCGCAAGAGCCTccttgccgccgagccgaaGAAGGAGTCGgagaagcgcgccgcgagcaaGGAGCCACCCGCCGCCAAAAAAGCCAAGacgagcgaggcgccgacgcgccgcagccgcctcGAGCCGACGCCCCCCCCGCAGCCCTCGCTGCcggacgcgctgctgtACTTTTTGAG CCtcctgccgagcgcgcagTCGTTCGACGGCCCGCGCATTCCCCCGGACCATATCCTCGAGTGCATGATGAACACGAGCCTGCCGCTGATCCAGCTGCCGGGCTACGCGGACCGCAAGGGgcccgcacggcgct CCACGCGCAAAGGCCGCTAG
- a CDS encoding uncharacterized protein (COG:T; EggNog:ENOG503NVF8) yields the protein MNYVQLEKLGEGTYATVYKGRSRLTNEIVALKDIHLDAEEGTPSTAIREISLMKELRHTNVVRLHDVIHTESKLMLVFEFMEQDLKRYMDVHGNRGALDPATVRSFMFQLLKGTAFCHENRVLHRDLKPQNLLINKRGELKLADFGLARAFGIPVNTFSNEVVTLWYRAPDVLLGSRTYSTSIDVWSAGCIMAEMISGIPIFRGRDNTDQLNQIIRILGTPDENTIKRILHDSPEIQYRPLPRMPKVPFQQLYPKVHPLAIDLLEKLLMFEPAQRISADEALRHPYFTTSAAISQPYPGATELGAPSGYQNQAAYQGEAVSQATRAA from the exons ATGAACTACGTCC AGCTGGAAAAGCTTG gcgagGGCACGTACGCGACCGTGTACAAAggccgctcgcgcctcACCAATGAGATTGTGGCGCTGAAGGATATccacctcgacgccgaggagggcacgccgtcgacggccaTTCGTGAGATCTCGCTCATgaaggagctgcgccacacgaacgtcgtgcgcctccaTGACGTGATCCACACCGAGTCGAAGCTCATGCTCGTGTTCGAGTTTATGGAGCAGGACCTGAAGCGCTACATGGATGTCCACGGCaaccgcggcgcgctcgatccAGCGACCGTGCGTAGCTTTATGTTCCAGCTGCTGAAGGGCACGGCGTTCTGCCACGAGAACCGCGTGCTGCACCGCGATCTCAAGCCGCAGAACCTCTTGATCAAcaagcgcggcgagctcaagctcgccgactttggtctcgcgcgcgcgttcGGTATCCCTGTCAACACCTTTTCGAACGAAGTGGTTACGCTGTGGTACCGTGCACCGGAtgtcctgctcggcagccGCACGTACTCGACGAGCATCGACGTGTGGTCCGCGGGATGCATCATGGCCGAAATGATCAGCGGCATCCCGATTTTCCGCGGACGCGACAACACCGACCAGCTGAACCAGATCATTCGcatcctcggcacgcccgacGAAAATACCATCAAGCGGATCCTGCACGATTCGCCCGAGATCCAGTACCGCCCGCTTCCCCGCATGCCCAAGGTGCCGTTCCAGCAGCTCTACCCCAAAGTCCACCCACTCG CGATCGATCTGCTCGAGAAACTCCTCATGTTTGAGCCCGCGCAGCGGATcagcgccgacgaggcgctgcggcaccCCTACTTTACTACTAGCGCCGCGATCTCGCAGCCGTACCCTGGTGCGAccgagctcggtgcgccCAGCGGATACCAGAACCAGGCTGCCTACCAGGGCGAGGCCGTGTCCCAGGCC ACCCGCGCCGCGTAG